A stretch of Myxococcus hansupus DNA encodes these proteins:
- a CDS encoding sensor histidine kinase translates to MKDPLSSDETAPLSRGRHRQGGRQREPARRYLAHVHEVSHFLSVTDSVARSFSVLMERVSGWLPVRAALLLEGVDAHGAFVLDRPVVTAWQPSASVMAHAAAAYAWLAGQERVSLQGQEVPPGPHVAALARVPGAVTLPLVSKEGVFGALHVEAVGLEDEGLALLDAVANLLAVALAKEHVLRREVRLRERAEALFLQAQDAVRWRDELLTVVSHDIKTPLLAVRMNAEMILNTGTAPEKEHRRRRYLENIVLAEQQMSSLIGNLLDRARLRGMPIPLALQPQPVEALLRQSLEVLRPLALEKGQTLTVEVPPETPSVLADRERLGQVLANLVSNAIKFTPPGGVITVTARLEAAGRVRISVRDSGPGIPAGDTPHLFERFWRASHSPGRGTGLGLSIAWSLVAAHGGTLLVESEEGQGSTFHFTLPVAAF, encoded by the coding sequence ATGAAGGACCCCCTGAGTTCGGACGAGACCGCGCCCCTCTCTCGCGGCAGGCACCGCCAGGGCGGGCGCCAGCGAGAGCCCGCGCGCCGCTACCTGGCGCATGTCCACGAGGTCAGCCACTTCCTCAGTGTCACCGACAGCGTCGCGCGGAGCTTCTCCGTGTTGATGGAGCGCGTGTCCGGCTGGCTCCCCGTGCGCGCCGCGCTCCTGCTGGAGGGCGTGGATGCCCATGGGGCCTTCGTTCTGGATCGGCCGGTGGTCACGGCCTGGCAGCCCTCGGCGTCCGTCATGGCGCACGCCGCCGCCGCGTATGCCTGGCTCGCGGGGCAGGAGCGGGTGTCGCTTCAGGGCCAGGAGGTTCCTCCGGGGCCCCACGTCGCGGCGCTCGCGCGGGTGCCAGGGGCCGTCACCCTTCCCCTGGTGTCGAAGGAGGGTGTCTTCGGCGCGCTCCACGTGGAGGCGGTGGGGCTGGAGGATGAGGGATTGGCCCTCCTGGACGCGGTGGCGAACCTGCTCGCGGTGGCCCTGGCGAAGGAGCACGTCCTGCGCCGGGAGGTCCGGCTGCGCGAGCGGGCGGAGGCGCTCTTCCTCCAAGCACAGGATGCCGTGCGGTGGCGCGATGAGCTGCTCACCGTCGTCTCCCACGACATCAAGACGCCGCTCCTCGCGGTGCGGATGAACGCGGAGATGATTCTGAATACCGGCACCGCTCCGGAGAAGGAGCACCGGCGGCGCCGCTACCTGGAAAACATCGTCCTGGCCGAGCAGCAGATGAGCAGCCTCATCGGCAACCTGTTGGACCGGGCGCGGCTGCGCGGAATGCCGATTCCGCTCGCGCTCCAACCTCAGCCGGTGGAGGCGTTGCTCCGCCAGTCCCTGGAGGTGCTCCGGCCGCTGGCGCTGGAGAAGGGGCAGACGCTGACGGTGGAGGTGCCGCCCGAGACGCCGTCGGTGCTGGCGGACCGCGAGCGCCTGGGCCAGGTGCTCGCGAACCTGGTGAGCAACGCCATCAAGTTCACCCCCCCGGGCGGCGTCATCACGGTGACGGCGCGGCTGGAGGCGGCGGGGCGGGTGCGCATCAGCGTGCGGGACTCCGGACCGGGGATTCCCGCCGGGGACACGCCGCACCTCTTCGAGCGCTTCTGGCGGGCCAGCCATTCACCGGGGCGCGGCACGGGGCTGGGGCTCAGCATCGCATGGAGCCTGGTGGCCGCGCACGGCGGGACGCTCCTCGTGGAGAGCGAGGAGGGGCAGGGGAGCACCTTCCACTTCACCCTGCCCGTGGCCGCATTCTGA
- a CDS encoding carboxypeptidase M32, producing MDTWLLSRMQELRDLQGLIGLATWDMETYLPSKAGPARSHQLSTLQGLHHERLVDPRLGDALAQAATQKGLSDDARAMVAVLTREREREVRVPAPLVKALAGAVSDAIPAWREARQARRFAVFQPALQRLMSLRREQADAYGHDGERYDALLEGHEPGMRVARLTPVLSALREHLIPMVGKLSAVSRPVAPFLMGRHYDKDAQWAFTLRLLKDFGFDLEAGRQDLSIHPFTGGTHPLDVRLTTHVDTATPFPAIFSTIHEVGHGLYEQGFSPEHHRTPLAAAPSMGLHESQSRLWENMVGRSLPFWRHYFPMLRAAFPEALSGTDVEGFHAAVNAVGPSLIRIESDEVTYNLHIALRYELELLLVRDELPVEDLPAAWNARMEKYLGVTPPDDTQGVLQDIHWAWGELGYFPTYSLGNLYAASLYRAAKRDLPDLEAQFGRGELLPLRDWLRTHVHQHGFRLSAEERVKQVTGQGLTDTDFLAYLREKYGALYGVSL from the coding sequence ATGGATACCTGGCTGCTTTCCCGGATGCAGGAGCTTCGCGACCTTCAGGGCCTCATTGGCCTGGCCACGTGGGACATGGAGACGTACCTGCCCTCCAAGGCGGGTCCGGCGCGCTCCCACCAGCTCTCCACCCTGCAGGGGCTGCACCACGAGCGCCTGGTGGACCCCCGGCTGGGGGACGCCCTGGCCCAGGCGGCCACCCAGAAAGGCTTGTCCGACGACGCGCGGGCCATGGTGGCGGTGCTGACGCGGGAGCGGGAGCGGGAGGTGCGGGTCCCCGCGCCCCTGGTGAAGGCGCTCGCCGGGGCGGTCAGCGACGCCATCCCCGCCTGGCGGGAAGCCCGGCAGGCGAGGCGCTTCGCCGTGTTCCAGCCCGCGCTCCAGCGCCTGATGTCGCTGCGCCGCGAGCAGGCGGACGCCTACGGCCATGACGGAGAGCGGTACGACGCGCTGCTGGAGGGGCATGAGCCCGGCATGCGCGTGGCGCGGCTCACCCCGGTGCTGTCCGCGCTGCGCGAGCACCTCATCCCCATGGTGGGCAAGCTCAGCGCGGTGAGCCGGCCGGTGGCGCCCTTCCTGATGGGGCGGCACTACGACAAGGACGCCCAGTGGGCCTTCACCCTGCGCTTGTTGAAGGACTTCGGGTTCGATCTGGAGGCGGGCCGGCAGGACTTGAGCATCCACCCCTTCACCGGGGGGACGCATCCCTTGGACGTGCGGCTGACCACGCACGTGGACACGGCCACGCCGTTCCCCGCCATCTTCAGCACCATCCACGAGGTGGGCCACGGCCTGTATGAACAGGGCTTCTCCCCCGAGCACCACCGCACCCCGCTGGCCGCCGCGCCCTCCATGGGCCTGCACGAGTCCCAGTCCCGGCTGTGGGAGAACATGGTGGGCCGCAGCCTGCCGTTCTGGCGGCACTACTTCCCCATGCTGCGCGCGGCCTTCCCGGAGGCGCTGTCCGGCACGGACGTGGAGGGCTTCCACGCCGCGGTGAACGCCGTGGGCCCGTCGCTCATCCGCATCGAGTCGGACGAGGTGACGTACAACCTGCACATCGCGCTGCGCTACGAGCTGGAGCTGCTGTTGGTGCGCGATGAGTTGCCGGTGGAGGACCTGCCCGCCGCGTGGAACGCGCGCATGGAGAAGTACCTGGGCGTCACCCCGCCAGATGACACGCAGGGCGTGCTCCAGGACATCCACTGGGCCTGGGGCGAGCTGGGCTACTTCCCCACGTACTCCCTGGGCAACCTCTACGCGGCGTCGCTCTACCGCGCGGCGAAGCGGGACCTGCCGGACTTGGAGGCGCAGTTCGGCCGTGGCGAGCTGCTTCCCCTGCGGGACTGGCTGCGCACGCACGTGCACCAGCACGGCTTCCGTCTCTCCGCGGAGGAGCGCGTGAAGCAAGTGACGGGACAGGGCCTCACGGACACCGACTTCCTGGCGTACCTGCGCGAGAAGTACGGCGCGCTCTATGGCGTCTCGCTTTGA